One segment of Synergistaceae bacterium DNA contains the following:
- a CDS encoding phage portal protein, producing the protein MKIYNSGYSHHGASRSKSSLISWNATSKSPHEDISENLNLLRERSRDLYSGGGPLGCGAIDRICLNSIGSGLKLNVRVNHELLNMSESDCAKWSSNIENVFDSWASSKNCSIDGELNFYELQVLAFKSVLLDGDCFVIFGADNEHYKNIFTRLQVGLIESERVQNPFIKPSGVMIDEGVELDNLGRPVAYYIANRNPEAEISNQPQLEFMRAPIYDSISHERNILHLMNPERIGQRRGVPFLAPVIETLKQLSRYTDAELMSAVVSGMYSIFFEHDQRESGQVGEEEYASESGYGGLTGLENITQQEMYGTVIDLPEGVKVSTASPGRPNQNFNAFIESLVRQIGGALGIPAELLFLHFTASYSASRGALLEAWKLFKYWREWFAANFCQPIYQKFLYEYLMLSQDSHFLQSESLNDDKFYWASWTGPSQGQLDPVKEVNAAITRVKNGFSTYQRETGELTGEDFEMNINQLKRENKLLKSVYKE; encoded by the coding sequence TTTATAATTCCGGTTATTCCCATCATGGCGCAAGCAGGTCAAAAAGCTCGTTAATCTCATGGAACGCAACCAGCAAAAGCCCTCATGAGGACATCAGCGAAAATTTGAATTTACTTCGCGAACGTTCACGCGATTTATATTCCGGCGGGGGACCATTGGGATGCGGTGCAATTGACAGAATCTGCTTAAACTCTATCGGCTCAGGCTTGAAATTAAATGTGCGTGTGAATCATGAATTATTAAACATGTCAGAATCAGACTGCGCAAAATGGTCAAGCAATATCGAAAACGTTTTTGATTCGTGGGCAAGTTCTAAAAATTGCAGCATTGACGGCGAATTAAATTTTTATGAATTACAAGTCTTAGCGTTCAAAAGTGTTTTACTCGATGGAGACTGCTTTGTTATATTCGGCGCCGATAATGAACACTACAAAAATATTTTTACGCGCTTACAAGTTGGCTTAATCGAGAGTGAACGCGTGCAGAATCCATTTATAAAGCCTTCCGGAGTAATGATTGATGAAGGAGTCGAACTTGATAATCTCGGCCGGCCGGTTGCTTATTATATCGCGAATCGTAATCCCGAAGCAGAAATCTCGAATCAACCTCAACTTGAATTTATGCGCGCTCCCATTTATGACTCTATTTCACATGAACGAAATATTTTGCACTTGATGAATCCTGAAAGAATCGGCCAAAGACGCGGAGTACCATTTTTAGCACCGGTTATAGAGACTCTCAAGCAATTATCCCGTTACACCGACGCAGAATTAATGTCCGCTGTTGTATCAGGAATGTACAGCATATTTTTTGAGCATGATCAAAGAGAGTCGGGCCAAGTCGGTGAAGAAGAGTATGCGAGCGAGTCAGGTTATGGAGGATTAACGGGACTTGAGAATATCACGCAGCAAGAAATGTACGGGACTGTGATAGATTTACCCGAAGGAGTGAAAGTCAGCACAGCGAGTCCAGGCCGTCCGAATCAAAATTTTAATGCGTTTATTGAATCTCTCGTACGTCAGATTGGCGGTGCTTTAGGGATACCGGCGGAGTTATTATTTTTGCATTTTACAGCGAGTTACAGCGCTTCACGGGGTGCATTGCTGGAAGCATGGAAATTATTTAAATATTGGCGTGAATGGTTTGCAGCTAATTTCTGTCAGCCGATTTACCAAAAATTTTTATACGAGTATTTAATGTTGTCTCAAGACTCACATTTTTTGCAATCAGAATCACTTAATGACGATAAATTTTATTGGGCATCATGGACGGGACCGAGTCAAGGACAATTAGACCCAGTGAAGGAAGTCAACGCAGCTATAACGCGTGTAAAAAACGGTTTCAGCACATATCAGCGTGAGACAGGAGAATTAACGGGCGAAGATTTCGAAATGAATATAAACCAGTTAAAGCGGGAAAATAAATTATTGAAGTCAGTCTACAAAGAGTGA